A region of Micromonospora chokoriensis DNA encodes the following proteins:
- a CDS encoding glutamate-5-semialdehyde dehydrogenase, with protein MTVVEQAKRARDAAADLATATRTVKDAALVAMADALVARTPEILTANEADLAAGREAGLSAAVLDRLALDAGRVAGIADALRQMAALPDPVGEVVRGSTLPNGLELRQIRVPFGVVGIIYEARPNVTVDAAGICLKSGNAALLRGSSSAAHSNAALVAVLRDAVAGAGLPADAVQLLDASSRDSVKELMRARGLVDVLIPRGGASLIRTVVEESTVPVIETGVGNCHVYVDAAADVAKAVAVTLNAKTQRLSTCNTAESLLVHADVADAFLPPMLTALAQAGVTVHGSPEVAAYSAAVVPATEEDFATEYLSADISVAVVDSLDAAVAHIRRFGTGHTEAILTDSASAAREFVARVDAAAVMVNASTRFTDGGEFGFGAEIGISTQKLHARGPMGLPELTSTKYVVTGDGHLR; from the coding sequence ATGACCGTCGTCGAGCAGGCGAAGCGGGCGCGGGACGCCGCCGCTGACCTGGCCACTGCCACCCGTACCGTCAAGGACGCCGCGCTGGTGGCGATGGCCGACGCGCTGGTGGCGCGTACCCCGGAGATCCTGACCGCGAACGAGGCGGACCTCGCGGCCGGGCGCGAGGCCGGGCTGAGCGCGGCCGTGCTGGACCGGCTCGCCCTCGACGCGGGCCGGGTGGCCGGCATCGCCGACGCGTTGCGGCAGATGGCCGCGCTGCCCGACCCGGTCGGCGAGGTGGTCCGAGGTTCGACCCTGCCCAACGGGCTGGAGCTGCGCCAGATCCGGGTGCCGTTCGGGGTGGTCGGCATCATCTACGAGGCGCGGCCGAACGTGACGGTGGACGCCGCCGGGATCTGCCTCAAGTCCGGCAACGCGGCGCTGCTGCGCGGGTCGTCGTCGGCCGCGCACTCCAACGCCGCGCTGGTCGCGGTGCTGCGCGACGCGGTGGCCGGAGCCGGGCTGCCGGCCGACGCGGTGCAGTTGCTCGACGCCAGCTCCCGCGACTCGGTCAAGGAGCTGATGCGCGCCCGAGGGCTCGTCGACGTGCTCATTCCGCGGGGAGGCGCGTCGTTGATCCGCACCGTGGTCGAGGAGTCGACGGTGCCGGTGATCGAGACCGGGGTGGGCAACTGCCACGTCTACGTGGACGCCGCCGCCGACGTGGCGAAGGCCGTGGCGGTGACGCTGAACGCCAAGACGCAGCGCCTGTCCACCTGCAACACCGCCGAGTCGCTGCTGGTGCACGCGGACGTCGCCGACGCGTTCCTGCCGCCGATGCTGACCGCGCTCGCGCAGGCGGGGGTGACGGTGCACGGCTCCCCCGAGGTGGCCGCGTACTCCGCGGCCGTCGTCCCGGCCACCGAGGAGGACTTCGCCACCGAGTACCTGTCCGCCGACATCTCGGTCGCGGTGGTCGACTCACTGGACGCGGCGGTCGCGCACATCCGCCGCTTCGGCACCGGACACACCGAGGCGATCCTCACCGACTCGGCGAGCGCGGCCCGCGAGTTCGTCGCACGGGTGGACGCGGCGGCGGTGATGGTCAACGCCTCGACCCGGTTCACCGACGGCGGCGAGTTCGGGTTCGGCGCGGAGATCGGCATCTCCACCCAGAAACTGCACGCCCGTGGCCC
- the proB gene encoding glutamate 5-kinase, whose translation MGTPPGGAAVTTQNGRVRDAVTAARRVVVKIGSSSLTTATGGLAEKRVDALVDILGRLAAEGREVVLVSSGAIAAGLAPLGLPRRPRDLATQQAAASVGQGLLIGRYAASFARHGRTVGQVLLTVDDVTRRAHYRNAYRTLRKLLDLRAVPIVNENDTVATQEIRFGDNDRLAALVAALVHADLLVLLSDVDALWTGDPTRPQSTRISEVHGDADLAGITIGGAGRSGVGTGGMVTKVEAARIATGFGIPVVLTAADLAGPALAGEPVGTLFHPQRQRPTARLFWLAHATSPRGRLHLDPGAVAAVVGRRKSLLPAGITAVDGTFTAGDPVDLVDTAGASVARGLVNYDAVELPGLLGRSTSELAAALGPAYEREVVHRDDLVLL comes from the coding sequence ATGGGAACGCCGCCGGGCGGTGCGGCCGTGACCACGCAGAATGGGCGGGTGCGCGACGCAGTCACGGCGGCCCGGCGGGTCGTCGTCAAGATCGGATCCTCCTCGCTGACCACCGCCACCGGCGGTCTGGCCGAGAAGCGCGTCGACGCGCTCGTCGACATCCTCGGTCGGCTCGCCGCCGAGGGGCGCGAGGTGGTCCTGGTGTCCTCCGGCGCGATCGCCGCCGGCCTCGCCCCGCTCGGGCTCCCCCGGCGCCCGCGCGACCTGGCCACCCAGCAGGCCGCCGCCAGCGTCGGGCAGGGCCTCCTGATCGGCCGGTACGCGGCCAGCTTCGCCCGGCACGGCCGCACGGTCGGGCAGGTGCTGCTCACCGTCGACGACGTGACCCGGCGGGCGCACTACCGCAACGCGTACCGCACGCTGCGCAAACTGCTCGACCTACGGGCGGTGCCGATCGTCAACGAGAACGACACGGTGGCCACCCAGGAGATCCGGTTCGGCGACAACGACCGGTTGGCCGCGCTGGTGGCCGCGCTGGTGCACGCCGACCTGCTGGTCCTGCTCTCCGACGTGGACGCACTCTGGACCGGCGACCCCACCAGGCCGCAGTCGACGCGGATCTCCGAGGTTCACGGCGACGCGGATCTCGCCGGCATCACCATCGGCGGGGCCGGCCGGTCCGGCGTCGGCACCGGCGGCATGGTGACCAAGGTCGAGGCCGCCCGGATCGCCACCGGCTTCGGCATCCCGGTGGTGCTCACCGCCGCCGACCTGGCCGGTCCGGCACTGGCCGGCGAACCCGTCGGCACGCTGTTCCACCCCCAGCGGCAACGCCCGACGGCCCGGCTGTTCTGGCTGGCCCACGCCACCTCACCCCGAGGGCGACTGCACCTCGACCCGGGCGCGGTGGCCGCCGTCGTCGGGCGACGCAAGTCGCTGCTACCGGCCGGCATCACCGCCGTGGACGGCACGTTCACCGCGGGCGACCCGGTGGACCTGGTGGACACCGCCGGCGCGTCGGTCGCCCGGGGTCTGGTCAACTACGACGCGGTGGAGCTGCCCGGGCTGCTCGGCCGCTCCACGTCCGAACTCGCCGCGGCGCTCGGCCCGGCGTACGAACGAGAGGTCGTCCACCGCGACGACCTCGTGCTGCTGTGA
- a CDS encoding MGMT family protein has translation MTPDEYVEAVLDLVERIPEGRVMSYGAVADALAERSGRTSPRLVGAIMARHGGSVPWHRVVTAAGRLPPGHEREARARLRAEGVPLRGERADIAAAGWSPDEDR, from the coding sequence GTGACACCTGACGAGTACGTCGAGGCGGTGCTCGACCTGGTCGAGCGGATCCCGGAGGGCCGGGTCATGTCGTACGGGGCGGTCGCCGATGCGCTCGCCGAGCGATCGGGTCGCACCTCGCCGCGACTGGTGGGCGCCATCATGGCCCGCCACGGCGGCTCGGTGCCCTGGCACCGGGTGGTGACGGCGGCTGGTCGGCTGCCACCGGGCCACGAGCGGGAGGCGCGGGCCCGCCTGCGCGCCGAGGGGGTGCCGCTGCGCGGCGAGCGGGCGGACATCGCGGCGGCCGGCTGGTCGCCGGACGAGGATCGGTGA